In one Grus americana isolate bGruAme1 chromosome 1, bGruAme1.mat, whole genome shotgun sequence genomic region, the following are encoded:
- the IRAG2 gene encoding inositol 1,4,5-triphosphate receptor associated 2 isoform X1, whose translation MMDSSLTEIDCAEPSLPASRIPSSDRLTSPQEVLTSSLESTAPVTGCLVMEEKSPKCSREKEEDVPTSIAMEKDNDKDPAGPVSGADLTAKESCPVMEEHKTAFQNILKQGLEADQEKKNNKEQSKEAPALVPSRKGSSPTAGGIKGDKTKQNEPDSPNEKEVEAEFLRLSLGFKCDLFTLDKRVRLEERSRDLAEENLKKEITNALKMLEALVPLCEEDNQAQEIIKKLQKSLQFLSQYAARVASKAEMLGAINQESRVSKAVEVMIQHVENLKRMYAKEHAELEELKQVLLQNERSFSSLGDRDESANKKLPNSFKPSSSLRRVSIATLPRSAGNAGVGLPLAQFHEPDGEEWNDKFNRRSSSWGRLGAKQNEKRPSLQRFISTYSWAEYEDEHAETKHEQSESPAEVQETPSRKESVSEKGKYSSKWNLESVCNLMSSWASHFKTSFSNANKTLWVSVSILVLLAALTSFLTGLSLQRPADAAPVGTGDSWTSLQQLLWPYTGLQHNGPPPV comes from the exons ATTGACTGTGCAGAGCCATCGCTACCAGCCAGTCGGATCCCATCCAG TGATCGCTTAACTTCACCCCAAGAAGTTCTTACATCCTCTTTGGAAAGCACTGCACCAGTAACAG GCTGCCTTGTTATGGAGGAAAAATCACCCAAGTGTTCACgtgaaaaagaggaagatgtgCCAACTTCCATAGCAATGGAGAAAGACAACGATAAGGATCCAGCTGGTCCTGTATCAG GAGCGGATCTGACTGCGAAGGAATCCTGCCCCGTGATGGAAGAAcacaaaactgcatttcaaaacattttaaagcaaggCCTG GAGGCAGaccaggaaaagaagaataataaagagcagagcaaggaagCACCAGCTCTGGTTCCGAGTCGGAAAG gGAGTTCACCCACTGCAGGTGGCATAAAAGGagataaaacaaagcaaaatgagcC TGACTCTCCTAATGAGAAAGAAGTGGAG GCTGAATTTCTGAGGTTGTCTTTAGGTTTTAAATGTGACTTGTTTACCCTGGACAAGAGAGTGAGGCTTGAAGAAAGGTCCCGAGACTTGGctgaagaaaatttgaaaaaggaGATCACAAATGCTCTAAAGATGTTAGAG GCGTTAGTTCCTTTGTGTGAAGAAGATAACCAAGCGCAGGAGATTATTAAGAAGTTGCAGAAAAGCTTGCAGTTCCTTAGCCAGTATGCAGCCCGAGTCGCCAGTAAAGCAGAGATGTTGGGAGCTATTAATCAG GAAAGCCGTGTCAGCAAGGCTGTGGAAGTAATGATTCAACATGTGGAAAACCTGAAGCGCATGTACGCAAAAGAACACGCAGAACTTGAGGAGCTGAAACAGGTCCTGCTCCAGAATGAGAGATCTTTTAGTTCTCTTGGAGATCGAG ATGAATCTGCAAATAAAAAGCTGCCAAATTCTTTTAAG CCCTCATCGTCCCTACGAAGAGTTAGCATTGCAACATTGCCCAGGAGTGCTGGAAATGCAGGCGTTGGGCTGCCGCTG GCCCAGTTCCATGAACCTGATGGAGAAGAATGGAATGATAAATTCAACAGGAGATCAAGCAGTTG GGGGCGACTaggagcaaagcaaaatgagaagcGTCCTTCACTACAGCGGTTCATTAGCACGTATTCCTGGGCAGAGTATGAAGACGAACATGCTGAAACAAA ACACGAGCAGTCGGAATCACCTGCAGAAGTACAAGAAACACCATCCAGGAAGGAAAGTGtctctgaaaaaggaaaatattcatcaAAATGGAACCTAGAGTCAGT GTGCAATTTAATGTCATCGTGGGCATCCCATTTCAAGACTTCCTTTTCCAACGCTAACAAAACTCTCTGGGTTTCTGTTTCCATCCTGGTACTGCTTGCTGCTCTTACGAGCTTCCTCACTGGGCTGTCTCTTCAAAGACCAGCCGACGCAGCGCCTGTAGGAACTGGGGACTCCTGGACTTCACTACAGCAACTGTTGTGGCCATACACAGGACTTCAACACAATGGACCACCCCCAGTATAA